The following coding sequences are from one Desulfosporosinus orientis DSM 765 window:
- a CDS encoding [Fe-Fe] hydrogenase large subunit C-terminal domain-containing protein — protein sequence MITGSIVTDEDQCQGCNKCVRECPVHANIVYVNHDKVKAKINYERCIECGRCIENCDHNARSFVDDTAAFFHRLNSGHKITVLAAPSIRVNFPDYKKLFGFLIAKGVNVIYDVSFGADITTWAYLKSIKEKELKPLIAQPCPAVVNYIEKFKPELLEQLSPIHSPMLCTAVYVRKYLNDNSELAMLSPCIAKRGEFISTQSLISYNITYQRLKEYLDNHKVELSNNKEVDFSDIACSLGCLFSRPGGLKENVEALVPNAWVRQIEGTELAYSYLNHYDDRVRHNKPVPLLVDILNCQHGCNIGTASIITDEALDDVDNMFNKLKIEKAQEKEKSGFAKTKKRMEFLQNYFDKVLNVKDFQRVYDHSRKAQELREPSELEYNEIFCSMYKEDEASRSINCVACGYSTCREMAKAIYNGLSVPVNCVNYSRGEVIDTNRKNLEINEMLAKIKELSDDRLKYSKKLEVDVTNIKASLDEIASANEYSADNLQTIMTKVSNNTETSSRLRQDVEQMKERLSNFANASNLIVDIASQTNLLALNAAIEAARAGDHGRGFSVVAQEVRKLAEQSNQVVQSTLTDEKLMVDLIESISNIAVGLEKEMLEVSHRVEQISASLEQLTARSQEILSFVENISQSS from the coding sequence ATGATTACAGGTAGTATTGTAACAGATGAAGATCAATGTCAAGGATGCAATAAATGTGTCAGAGAGTGTCCTGTTCATGCTAACATTGTTTATGTTAATCATGACAAAGTAAAAGCAAAAATTAACTATGAGCGATGTATTGAATGCGGAAGATGTATCGAAAATTGCGATCATAATGCGCGTTCTTTTGTTGATGATACGGCGGCGTTTTTTCACCGGCTTAACAGCGGTCATAAAATAACAGTATTGGCAGCACCATCTATAAGAGTAAATTTCCCGGATTATAAAAAGTTATTTGGTTTTTTAATTGCCAAGGGTGTCAATGTCATTTATGACGTTTCTTTTGGGGCAGATATTACAACTTGGGCTTATCTTAAGTCCATTAAAGAAAAAGAGCTGAAGCCATTAATTGCTCAGCCCTGTCCAGCTGTTGTAAATTACATTGAGAAATTCAAGCCTGAATTGCTGGAGCAGCTTTCTCCCATTCATAGTCCTATGCTGTGTACTGCAGTGTACGTCAGAAAGTATCTTAATGATAATTCTGAGTTGGCAATGCTATCACCTTGTATTGCCAAAAGAGGAGAATTCATCAGCACCCAATCACTCATTAGTTACAATATTACCTATCAACGTTTGAAGGAGTACTTGGATAATCATAAAGTTGAATTGAGCAACAATAAAGAGGTAGATTTCTCTGATATAGCCTGTTCATTGGGGTGTCTTTTCAGCAGGCCGGGGGGATTAAAAGAGAATGTAGAAGCCTTAGTTCCGAACGCATGGGTAAGACAAATTGAAGGAACAGAGCTAGCATATAGTTATTTGAATCATTATGATGATAGAGTTCGACATAATAAGCCGGTACCTCTCTTAGTGGATATTTTAAACTGTCAGCATGGTTGTAACATAGGTACAGCATCCATAATAACGGATGAAGCGCTGGATGATGTCGATAATATGTTTAATAAACTGAAAATCGAAAAAGCCCAAGAGAAAGAGAAAAGTGGATTCGCCAAGACGAAAAAACGAATGGAGTTTCTGCAAAACTATTTTGACAAGGTCTTAAACGTAAAGGACTTTCAGCGGGTTTATGATCATTCAAGAAAGGCTCAGGAATTACGAGAACCATCGGAACTTGAGTATAATGAGATTTTCTGCAGCATGTATAAAGAAGATGAAGCATCACGCTCCATTAATTGTGTTGCTTGTGGTTATTCAACCTGCCGAGAAATGGCAAAGGCTATATATAATGGCTTAAGTGTACCAGTTAATTGTGTTAATTATTCCCGGGGTGAAGTCATCGATACTAATCGAAAAAATCTCGAGATCAATGAGATGCTAGCCAAAATCAAAGAGCTTAGTGACGATAGGCTAAAGTATAGTAAAAAGCTTGAAGTGGATGTCACTAACATTAAGGCATCTTTGGATGAAATAGCAAGTGCCAATGAGTATAGTGCGGATAATTTGCAGACTATAATGACTAAAGTAAGCAATAATACTGAAACGTCTTCAAGATTACGTCAAGATGTTGAACAAATGAAAGAGAGACTAAGTAATTTTGCCAATGCCTCCAACCTGATTGTAGACATAGCCAGTCAGACAAATCTATTAGCCTTAAATGCAGCCATTGAGGCTGCTCGGGCAGGTGATCATGGCAGAGGTTTTTCCGTGGTAGCTCAAGAAGTTCGGAAATTAGCTGAGCAGTCTAATCAAGTTGTGCAATCGACATTAACGGATGAAAAGCTTATGGTTGATCTGATTGAAAGTATATCAAATATTGCTGTTGGCTTAGAGAAGGAAATGCTTGAAGTTAGTCATCGCGTTGAGCAGATTTCAGCATCTTTGGAGCAACTAACTGCGAGGAGTCAAGAAATCTTATCCTTTGTCGAGAATATTTCACAAAGCAGCTAA
- a CDS encoding Hsp20/alpha crystallin family protein, whose amino-acid sequence MFDIVPFARRNSVIPKTSDLFDIEGIFENLFNDRFFPAMYKNSSQMKVDIKESEEAFVIEAELPGIQKDEMNIQIDEDKLTISVQKKEQKDEERDNYIRRERSYSAMTRSFAIANVEIEKANAKFENGILVINLPKKQEQVIKGRELQID is encoded by the coding sequence ATGTTTGATATCGTACCCTTTGCAAGAAGGAATTCAGTAATTCCTAAAACTAGTGACTTATTTGATATTGAAGGCATTTTCGAAAATCTCTTTAATGATAGATTCTTCCCTGCTATGTACAAAAACAGTTCTCAAATGAAAGTGGATATTAAAGAGAGTGAAGAGGCTTTTGTCATAGAAGCCGAATTGCCTGGAATCCAAAAAGATGAAATGAACATTCAAATTGATGAGGACAAACTTACCATTTCTGTACAGAAAAAGGAACAGAAGGATGAAGAAAGAGATAATTATATCCGCAGAGAGAGAAGTTATAGTGCCATGACCCGATCCTTTGCCATCGCCAATGTGGAGATTGAAAAAGCTAATGCTAAATTTGAAAATGGGATTCTTGTTATCAACTTACCCAAAAAACAAGAACAAGTCATTAAAGGCAGAGAACTTCAAATTGATTAA
- a CDS encoding diguanylate cyclase domain-containing protein, which produces MGQVTKEEMFLSEIASVLRKRYVLALSIIALLVLLSQLIIQFNIYLESTDSTVINIAGRQRMLSQRINKCTFGLSLAKDEEERTYYLEELKESVALWEQSQKGLLYGDEKSALPGRNSAAVRSLFSQLDPIYEKILVAAKEIIAEADKNQGNISEKLDIIKDNEQSFLKLMDTIVFQYNKEANNKIFVIRLTEVILMIITFVVLSLEARLIFMPAERSLEKTFKEIRDYNDNIRKLFEIAPAGLFLLRLPDLKVLQMNTLAENFTDPSNNKDERDSLLTYFKSNLENDCDLIGKITGGETFADEEAVLKMGDSTKVVLISGSLIYYEGTSAIILSMMDISRQKNAERILKKYANTDELTGLLNRRSGKIILSNAVERSKDDMQSFAVSFCDIDGLKYVNDTFGHEEGDWYIVSIAQAIKANLREDDFAFRYGGDEIVIILKNCDLRKAAIISERINRFVEQKRLESQKSYNMSISIGTVIVDSKASATVDSLIAQADNLMYQEKKRKKMQGSIKTRT; this is translated from the coding sequence GTGGGTCAAGTGACGAAAGAGGAGATGTTTTTGTCAGAGATTGCTTCTGTTCTGCGCAAGCGTTATGTTTTAGCCCTATCTATTATTGCTCTATTAGTATTGTTGAGTCAGTTAATTATTCAGTTTAATATCTATTTAGAATCAACAGATTCAACGGTCATAAATATTGCCGGAAGGCAGAGGATGTTAAGTCAGCGGATTAATAAGTGTACCTTTGGCTTATCTTTAGCAAAAGATGAAGAGGAAAGGACTTACTATCTGGAGGAATTAAAGGAGTCTGTTGCTTTATGGGAACAATCCCAAAAAGGGCTCCTCTACGGAGATGAAAAATCAGCTCTTCCTGGCCGCAACAGTGCAGCTGTCAGATCCCTTTTTTCTCAGCTTGATCCCATCTATGAAAAAATCTTAGTTGCTGCTAAGGAAATCATTGCAGAAGCGGATAAAAACCAAGGTAACATTTCAGAGAAGTTAGATATTATTAAAGACAACGAGCAATCTTTTTTGAAGCTGATGGACACGATTGTTTTTCAGTATAATAAGGAAGCCAACAACAAAATATTTGTTATCAGGCTTACGGAAGTTATCCTGATGATCATAACCTTTGTTGTTTTGAGTTTGGAAGCCCGCCTGATTTTTATGCCCGCTGAACGCAGTCTGGAAAAGACATTCAAAGAAATTCGTGACTATAATGATAATATTCGTAAGCTTTTTGAGATTGCACCGGCAGGGTTGTTTTTATTGCGCCTCCCAGACTTAAAAGTTTTGCAAATGAATACGCTTGCTGAAAATTTTACGGATCCTTCTAATAATAAAGATGAGAGAGATTCTCTGCTCACTTATTTTAAAAGTAACCTTGAAAACGACTGTGATTTAATTGGAAAAATAACTGGGGGAGAAACCTTTGCTGATGAAGAGGCCGTGCTGAAGATGGGGGATTCTACAAAAGTAGTGTTGATTTCCGGCAGCCTAATTTATTATGAAGGTACTTCTGCAATCATCCTTAGTATGATGGATATTTCCAGACAGAAGAATGCTGAAAGAATCCTAAAAAAGTATGCCAATACAGATGAATTAACCGGCCTTTTAAATCGACGCTCAGGTAAGATTATTCTTAGTAATGCTGTCGAACGTTCGAAAGACGATATGCAAAGTTTTGCCGTTTCATTTTGTGATATCGATGGACTGAAATATGTTAATGACACATTCGGCCATGAAGAAGGGGATTGGTATATCGTTTCTATTGCTCAAGCGATAAAAGCAAACTTAAGAGAAGATGATTTTGCTTTTCGCTATGGAGGAGACGAAATTGTCATTATTCTCAAAAACTGTGATCTAAGAAAGGCAGCTATAATATCTGAGAGAATTAACCGGTTTGTAGAACAAAAACGCCTTGAATCCCAGAAAAGCTATAACATGAGCATAAGTATTGGCACAGTCATAGTTGATTCAAAAGCATCGGCAACGGTTGATAGTTTGATTGCTCAGGCAGACAACCTAATGTATCAAGAAAAGAAGCGAAAAAAAATGCAAGGATCAATTAAAACACGTACATAG
- a CDS encoding phosphohydrolase has product MSDYILTYSKIKFFPLEPVKEDINIKDIAHSLSLMTRANGHCKHFYSVAQHSIQCYQEAKSRGYSQRVQLGCLLHDASESYISDLTRPVKRNLPEYFAIEEKLQKVIYDRFGLGDLSDKERKQIEEVDDSLLHYEFEELMNYPIFDQPPYIAMDHDFSQKDFLGIEQEFLAAYQELVNEMGDLVF; this is encoded by the coding sequence ATGTCAGACTATATACTTACCTATAGCAAAATCAAATTCTTTCCTTTGGAACCAGTTAAAGAGGATATTAATATTAAAGATATTGCTCATTCTTTGTCATTAATGACCAGGGCTAATGGGCATTGCAAGCATTTTTACTCTGTTGCCCAGCATTCTATTCAGTGTTATCAAGAAGCAAAAAGCAGAGGTTATTCCCAAAGAGTACAACTGGGTTGTTTGCTGCATGATGCCAGTGAAAGTTATATTTCAGATTTAACAAGACCTGTTAAGCGGAACCTGCCAGAGTATTTTGCTATTGAAGAAAAGCTGCAGAAAGTAATCTACGATAGATTTGGACTTGGGGACTTATCCGATAAAGAACGGAAGCAAATTGAAGAAGTTGATGATTCTTTGCTGCACTATGAATTTGAAGAATTGATGAATTATCCCATCTTCGATCAGCCTCCCTACATAGCCATGGATCATGATTTCTCACAAAAGGACTTTTTGGGAATAGAGCAAGAATTCCTGGCAGCATACCAAGAGTTGGTTAATGAAATGGGTGATTTGGTTTTTTAA
- a CDS encoding cellulose binding domain-containing protein: protein MKRLIFLLTMVLIMLSSIVAGTLAMYTVSIDNLAKGSVIAKEFVFLGEGTDTFQQGLKISPNETVDWQFKVKNYKDQIVSETDMYYKLTFNVQALTGKKAIDPLTVTVKDLDGNILNSVTGVGTFDVLGEFPLAVNGQEKEYLVEINWPGDGNSDIKYAGSKYGTMINVDAAASQIPFASEPENPPQGNKVSVRYETTVPWQNGQSGPYQYEYKVTIINNSTEPINSWNIAFYLSTDRLTSAWSNAKLEPNLPSGYYKFINPGYNNPTTDNILPGQSVSFRGPAVGMGTEAIHTVTVGGSNISDTTNVDLTCEFGKKSLN, encoded by the coding sequence ATGAAAAGGTTAATTTTTTTATTAACAATGGTTTTGATTATGTTAAGCTCAATTGTTGCTGGTACCTTAGCTATGTATACGGTTTCCATAGATAACTTAGCTAAAGGCAGCGTTATAGCTAAAGAGTTTGTCTTCCTTGGCGAAGGTACGGATACCTTTCAGCAGGGACTAAAAATATCACCTAATGAGACGGTGGATTGGCAGTTTAAAGTTAAAAATTATAAAGACCAAATTGTTTCTGAAACGGATATGTACTATAAACTGACCTTTAATGTACAAGCTTTGACAGGAAAAAAAGCCATAGATCCTCTTACAGTTACTGTTAAGGATTTGGACGGTAATATTCTAAATAGTGTTACGGGAGTAGGGACCTTTGATGTTCTGGGGGAATTTCCTCTGGCCGTTAATGGACAAGAGAAAGAATATTTGGTGGAGATTAACTGGCCTGGAGACGGAAACAGTGATATTAAGTATGCCGGCAGCAAATACGGAACTATGATTAATGTGGATGCAGCCGCCTCTCAAATACCTTTTGCTTCCGAGCCGGAAAATCCCCCTCAGGGAAATAAGGTCAGCGTCCGCTATGAAACGACAGTTCCCTGGCAGAATGGACAAAGTGGTCCTTATCAGTATGAATATAAGGTTACGATTATAAACAACTCCACAGAACCTATTAATAGCTGGAACATCGCTTTTTACCTTTCTACCGACCGGCTTACCAGTGCTTGGAGCAATGCCAAGCTAGAGCCTAATCTGCCGTCAGGATACTATAAATTTATTAATCCTGGGTACAACAATCCGACAACGGACAATATCTTACCGGGACAAAGCGTTTCCTTTAGAGGTCCGGCAGTTGGCATGGGTACTGAAGCAATCCATACAGTCACCGTTGGCGGCAGTAATATCAGTGATACCACGAACGTTGATTTAACTTGTGAATTCGGCAAGAAATCCTTGAACTAG
- a CDS encoding signal peptidase I: MTPPKYTTQEQIESMREAIMREKEKMAGVTRGKESLQGQKLKVMLGIKILGKVFFVALSLLLVYSIISIQITKSRGEIPNILGYQMFAVESGSMEPTLKIGTVIISRKPKDPDNLKKDEIVTFRTLTNAVVTHRIIEVTNYNGGEAYRTKGDNPRNSADQELLTPDRVIGVFVAKIPLT, from the coding sequence ATGACACCACCCAAATACACGACTCAGGAGCAAATCGAGAGTATGCGGGAAGCGATTATGCGGGAAAAAGAGAAAATGGCGGGAGTAACCAGGGGTAAAGAATCTCTGCAAGGACAAAAGCTAAAAGTTATGTTGGGAATCAAAATCTTGGGCAAGGTATTCTTTGTCGCTTTGAGTCTTTTACTGGTTTACTCCATTATATCCATACAAATCACAAAAAGCAGAGGAGAAATCCCTAATATTTTAGGTTATCAGATGTTTGCCGTAGAGTCCGGCAGCATGGAACCGACCTTAAAAATCGGAACAGTCATTATCAGCCGTAAGCCAAAGGATCCTGACAATCTTAAGAAAGATGAGATTGTTACTTTTAGAACCTTAACAAATGCTGTTGTTACCCACCGGATAATTGAGGTGACAAATTACAATGGAGGTGAGGCCTACCGTACGAAAGGAGACAATCCCAGAAACTCTGCTGACCAGGAATTGCTTACGCCGGACAGGGTTATCGGAGTATTTGTCGCTAAAATCCCTTTAACCTAA
- a CDS encoding multidrug ABC transporter ATPase: MGQNPEQVVLMEGISSIEHFLFPGKTPRRVLDDISLLIRKGEVWGISGTLLFEIKLLLEIIANIRPYDKGKCVLIERGMMRRKRVILNHVFYIGSSDMLYKNMNVLEFLMFATAKFKINKVLLQEEIFEFIIAIGLGHISLTSNYKLTKEEKALIILIVAAYSESLIIVFNLPEYQWDEVLINAMAKIADFIREREKTLIMGTQNCLLIEKACTHTAILGNGSLIYSGTVNNFRRLYDKVEIIIQDSNVLDIKEKLAQGLPNYNYVLKGNILKIRKAGREESDPRTVYTKILESGITPDSIEINPKTVLNAYEELLREHDL; this comes from the coding sequence ATGGGTCAAAATCCAGAGCAGGTTGTCTTAATGGAAGGCATTTCATCCATAGAACATTTTCTATTTCCAGGAAAAACACCTCGTCGTGTTCTGGATGATATCTCTCTTTTAATTCGCAAAGGAGAAGTTTGGGGTATCAGCGGGACATTGCTGTTTGAGATCAAGCTACTTTTGGAGATCATCGCCAATATCAGGCCCTATGATAAAGGGAAATGTGTTTTGATCGAACGGGGCATGATGCGGCGCAAGAGGGTGATCCTAAATCATGTGTTTTATATAGGCAGCTCGGATATGCTTTATAAGAACATGAATGTTCTGGAATTCTTGATGTTCGCAACGGCGAAATTTAAAATCAACAAAGTCCTGCTTCAGGAGGAAATTTTTGAGTTCATTATTGCAATTGGACTGGGCCATATTTCTCTGACTTCTAACTATAAGTTGACAAAAGAAGAGAAAGCTCTCATTATCCTAATCGTAGCTGCTTATTCAGAGAGCCTGATCATTGTCTTCAATCTTCCCGAATATCAATGGGACGAAGTATTGATTAATGCCATGGCTAAGATTGCGGACTTTATCAGAGAACGGGAGAAAACCCTGATAATGGGGACTCAAAACTGTTTATTAATTGAGAAGGCCTGTACTCATACAGCGATTTTAGGAAATGGCAGCCTGATTTATAGCGGTACAGTGAACAATTTCCGCAGGCTTTACGACAAGGTGGAAATCATCATCCAAGACAGCAATGTCCTGGACATCAAAGAAAAGCTAGCCCAAGGGCTTCCTAATTACAATTATGTTCTTAAAGGAAACATATTGAAAATTCGTAAAGCCGGCCGAGAAGAAAGTGACCCTCGTACTGTATATACCAAAATTTTAGAGTCCGGCATTACTCCAGATTCCATAGAAATCAATCCCAAAACAGTATTAAATGCCTATGAGGAGCTTCTAAGGGAGCATGATCTATAA
- a CDS encoding peptidase S24 has translation MIYKNSYFKKELRQAYLGNKISTNRKLASALFLGLFSFALYFVFQTLQESVLSDVVPEIMQPSFFSTLYLYIHISVLFNSFYFILYYDYLFFSEIRKNSWYLLIQMGYQPVIMFFSKFLALMYSVLLIYTVGFIVTVVLTFLLKYTFIIAYLPSLYFVGLADLFLVTILSMTFSLFAKTIINGRYWAFLSLVLIFILKLTLGQYNIISNRVAMQNFYNLFDLKVSVYWPVTLVIITACGLICLFRSRNLAKYYNVPSYSDIMPANVQLAEIDPKTGKEILLGGKLKSGWRSRIVDTVATVFLIIFICGALGFNLLIILINASTPGQEVSIRGVIPFVFNTNTMEPEIMINDLAYFQKVDVQYPINEGQVILFEDKNVLYVERVVAKTDNQLTVDIDNYPPMSLVGAMKKTITRQDVHGIYTGRNRWLGALILFANTIVGRILFLLVPTVLLFYQGQIYKYLKKEK, from the coding sequence ATGATCTATAAAAACAGTTATTTTAAGAAAGAACTTCGCCAGGCTTACCTGGGCAATAAAATAAGCACGAACCGAAAGTTAGCTTCAGCACTTTTTCTGGGCTTGTTTTCCTTTGCACTTTATTTTGTTTTTCAAACTCTCCAGGAAAGTGTTCTTTCCGATGTGGTACCGGAGATTATGCAGCCAAGTTTTTTTTCCACCCTTTATCTTTATATTCATATCTCTGTTTTATTTAATAGTTTCTATTTTATTCTCTACTATGACTACCTGTTTTTCTCCGAAATCAGAAAGAACTCATGGTATCTTTTGATTCAGATGGGCTACCAGCCGGTCATCATGTTCTTCTCTAAGTTTTTGGCTTTAATGTATTCTGTGCTGCTGATCTATACTGTTGGTTTTATAGTGACGGTGGTCCTTACATTCCTGCTTAAATACACATTCATTATTGCTTATTTGCCATCCCTATATTTCGTTGGCTTGGCAGACCTGTTTCTGGTCACCATTCTGTCCATGACCTTCTCACTTTTTGCCAAGACGATCATTAACGGGCGATATTGGGCCTTTTTATCCTTGGTCTTAATCTTTATTCTCAAATTAACTTTAGGTCAGTATAATATTATTTCTAACCGCGTGGCCATGCAGAACTTTTATAATTTGTTTGATCTTAAAGTTTCTGTGTATTGGCCAGTCACCTTGGTGATCATCACAGCCTGTGGTTTGATCTGTTTATTTCGCAGCCGAAATCTGGCCAAGTACTATAATGTGCCTTCATATTCAGACATTATGCCGGCTAATGTACAGCTTGCTGAAATAGATCCCAAAACGGGAAAAGAGATTTTGTTGGGGGGAAAGTTGAAAAGCGGCTGGCGCAGCCGGATTGTCGATACGGTGGCAACAGTTTTTTTAATTATTTTTATTTGTGGGGCTTTAGGGTTCAATCTCTTGATTATCTTAATTAATGCCTCGACACCGGGGCAGGAGGTGAGTATTCGGGGCGTGATCCCTTTCGTTTTCAATACAAATACCATGGAACCGGAAATTATGATCAATGATTTAGCTTATTTTCAAAAAGTTGATGTGCAATACCCCATCAATGAAGGGCAAGTGATTCTTTTTGAGGATAAGAATGTGCTTTATGTAGAAAGGGTGGTCGCGAAAACAGATAATCAACTGACGGTGGACATTGACAATTATCCGCCTATGTCCTTGGTGGGTGCAATGAAGAAGACCATCACCCGCCAAGACGTACATGGAATCTATACAGGCAGGAATCGCTGGCTGGGGGCTTTGATACTCTTTGCCAATACCATCGTGGGCAGGATACTCTTTTTGTTGGTACCGACAGTTTTGCTGTTCTATCAGGGCCAGATCTACAAGTATTTAAAAAAAGAAAAATAG
- a CDS encoding amino acid ABC transporter substrate-binding protein, protein MKKRWVVLFAAICTVALLVSGCAQKTADTKQTEDQSWNKIKEKGEFVVGLDDNYPPAGFRDEAGELVGFDIDLAKEAAKRLGVKAVFKPVQWDGVLLNLKSGDIDLIWNALGITPERQKEIGFTDSYMSDRNIIIVKSGSSIKSKADLDGKIIGLQLGSTAEPAVNKDPISSKIKEIRKFESPTVALMDLDAGRIDAVVTNEMNARYLITTEKTADKYYILTEEQGDFGKEPFGVGVRMEDKAFLAELNRVLNEMKADGTAGKISDQWFGSNIIK, encoded by the coding sequence ATGAAAAAACGATGGGTCGTATTATTTGCAGCCATCTGTACAGTCGCTCTTTTAGTATCAGGATGCGCTCAGAAAACGGCAGACACTAAGCAAACTGAGGATCAATCATGGAATAAAATCAAAGAAAAAGGAGAATTCGTCGTCGGCTTGGATGATAACTATCCCCCTGCAGGCTTCCGTGATGAAGCTGGTGAGCTGGTGGGCTTTGATATTGACTTAGCTAAAGAAGCCGCCAAGCGCTTAGGGGTTAAAGCTGTCTTTAAGCCGGTTCAATGGGATGGAGTTCTTTTAAATTTAAAAAGCGGTGACATTGACTTGATTTGGAATGCCCTGGGTATAACTCCGGAAAGACAAAAGGAAATTGGTTTTACAGACAGTTACATGTCCGACCGAAATATCATTATCGTGAAGTCCGGTTCTTCAATTAAAAGCAAAGCTGATTTAGATGGAAAAATCATTGGACTTCAATTGGGAAGTACCGCTGAGCCTGCGGTTAACAAAGACCCCATCTCTTCAAAAATTAAAGAAATCAGAAAGTTTGAAAGTCCAACTGTAGCACTAATGGATTTAGACGCTGGACGTATTGATGCCGTCGTAACCAATGAAATGAATGCCCGTTACTTGATTACCACGGAAAAAACAGCTGATAAATACTACATCTTGACAGAAGAACAAGGTGACTTCGGTAAGGAACCTTTTGGTGTCGGTGTCCGTATGGAAGACAAAGCCTTCTTAGCTGAACTTAACCGGGTGCTCAATGAAATGAAAGCCGACGGTACGGCTGGGAAAATCAGTGATCAATGGTTTGGTTCAAATATTATTAAGTAA
- a CDS encoding amino acid ABC transporter permease, whose product MDYVLTILPVLLKGLKVSLTVYGIVIVLIFPLATLAAIGKVSGPAILRKLLSLYTWIWRGTPLLLQLFFVYFGLPYFDISLPPLTAVIIAFVLNIGAYETEIIRAGIESIDKGQYEAAKALGLTYVQTMRRIIIPQTIRRVLPATCNEAILTFKDTALVAAIGMGDLLRSAKEVVTTDFKITAFFVAFAFYLIISSILLQIFMRLEKRYSIYE is encoded by the coding sequence ATGGATTATGTTCTGACAATATTGCCCGTCCTATTAAAAGGTTTGAAGGTATCCCTAACGGTATATGGGATTGTCATTGTCTTGATTTTCCCACTAGCCACTCTCGCCGCCATCGGCAAAGTTTCAGGCCCGGCGATTCTTAGAAAGCTATTATCCTTATATACTTGGATCTGGAGAGGCACTCCTTTATTGCTGCAATTATTTTTTGTATATTTTGGGTTGCCCTATTTTGATATTAGTCTGCCCCCCTTAACGGCGGTGATTATAGCCTTTGTCTTAAATATCGGGGCTTATGAAACGGAAATCATTCGAGCAGGAATCGAGTCCATTGATAAGGGGCAGTACGAAGCTGCCAAGGCTCTGGGGCTGACCTATGTTCAGACCATGCGCCGCATTATCATTCCTCAAACCATTCGCAGAGTACTGCCGGCCACCTGTAATGAAGCTATTCTCACCTTTAAGGATACAGCTCTGGTTGCCGCCATCGGCATGGGGGATTTATTGCGCTCGGCCAAGGAAGTGGTCACCACGGATTTTAAAATTACGGCTTTTTTTGTCGCTTTTGCTTTCTACTTGATTATTTCTTCAATTTTGCTACAAATATTCATGAGATTGGAAAAACGATACTCCATCTATGAATAA
- a CDS encoding amino acid ABC transporter permease, which produces MDHMEYVLKISPFILSGLKLTAKIYVATMIFALPLGILAAVGKAKGPKILKKILFLYTWIWRGTPLLLQLFFMFYGLPIIGIRFSPFVAATITYTLNSGAYLTEIFRGGIESIDKGQYEAAKALGISYPQTMRRIIIPQTVRRVLPPTCSEAVNLVKDTALLAVIGMPDLLRIATQIFTRDFNIIPFIVAFVLYLIVSSVLVKLFGKLEKKYSIYE; this is translated from the coding sequence ATGGATCATATGGAATACGTTCTAAAAATATCTCCGTTTATTTTATCCGGACTGAAGTTAACAGCGAAAATATATGTGGCAACCATGATATTTGCCTTGCCTTTAGGTATCCTGGCGGCGGTGGGCAAGGCGAAAGGGCCGAAGATCCTGAAAAAGATTTTATTTTTATATACATGGATCTGGAGGGGGACGCCTTTGCTTCTCCAATTGTTCTTCATGTTCTATGGTCTGCCCATTATTGGTATACGATTTTCCCCCTTTGTGGCAGCAACCATTACCTATACTTTAAATTCAGGAGCGTACTTGACAGAAATTTTTCGCGGCGGGATAGAATCCATTGATAAAGGTCAATATGAGGCGGCCAAGGCCTTGGGAATCAGTTATCCTCAGACTATGCGCCGGATTATCATTCCTCAAACTGTGAGACGGGTATTGCCGCCAACTTGCAGCGAAGCTGTCAACCTGGTCAAGGATACTGCCTTGCTGGCGGTTATTGGGATGCCGGATTTGCTGCGTATTGCCACCCAGATTTTTACGCGGGATTTTAATATTATCCCATTTATCGTCGCCTTTGTTTTATATTTGATAGTCTCTTCTGTTCTTGTCAAACTTTTTGGCAAACTAGAGAAGAAGTATTCGATTTATGAATAG